The following nucleotide sequence is from Nitrospira sp..
GGCTGACGAGATTGCCAGGGAGCCGTCGCTGGAATGGTATGCGCCGACGGTGCTGCTGACCATGGCCCGCTTCGGCCAGTGGGGCGACCTGATCAGACATCCGCCGCCGTCCAAGAGTCTGCGGCTCACCACAGGTCTGTGGCATTTTTCGCGCGGGTTGGCCTTTGCCGCGACGACACGATTCGGGAGCGCCGAGGGGGAATTGTCGAATCTCCGGAAGGCGATGAAGCCATTCGCTCGCGCCAAGACGGCGGAAGGCAAGATCAGTCGCACGATGTTGAAGGTGGCCGAACGGATCCTGGTCGGGGAAATGGCCGCGCGGCGCGGGCAATACGAGCAGGGAATTCAGGCCTTACGCGAGGCGCTGCAGTTGGAGGCGTCGTTGCCCTACAGCGAGCCGCCGTTCTGGGTTCAGCCGGTTCGCCACAACCTGGGAGCGGTGCTGTTGCTGGCGGAACGTCCGACCGAGGCTGAAGCCGTGTACCGGGAAGACTTGCGCCTCAACCCCGAGAATGGATGGGCGTTGTACGGACTGATGCAGAGCCTGCGGGCTCAGAACAAGGAGGCGACCCAGGAAGAAGCCCGGTTTCGTGCTGCATGGGGACAGGCCGACGTGACATTGACGGGGTCTCGATTTTAGCGTTCCGCGCCGGATCGGCCCCGGAGCCCATCGCTGTGCCAGACAAAGGACACGAAATGCTGAAGACGGATTACGTGTTTCATGCCACTCAAGAGGCACGTGAATTGGAACGGTTGCAGATGCTGGAGCGGATCTTCGATCCGAGCACGCAACGACGCATGTTAGCCACCGGGTTGACGACCGGGTGGCACTGCCTGGAGGTGGGGGCGGGCGCCGGCTCCATCGTGCGTTGGTTGGAGCAGCGGGTCGGGCCATCCGGCAAGGTGGTCGCGGTCGACACGAACCCGAGGTTCCTGCGCGGGAGCGGCAGCTCGACCATCGAAATCCTGCAAGGGGATATCTGTGACATGGAACTTCCGCCCGCCGCGTTCGATCTGGTGCACGCGCGGTATGTGATGATTCATATCGCGGACTATCAGACGGCGTTCGAGCGGATGCTGCGGTGCGTCAAACCGGGCGGCTGGGTCGTGATCGAAGAACCGGATTTTCAAGCGGCTCGCGCCGTGACCGGACCGGACGAGGCGCGGGCGGCATTCGGGCGAGTGAGCGATGCGATCGAACGGATGTTCACGTCCCTCGGGATGGACCATGCGTTAGGTGCGAAGTTGCCCGTGTTGTTCCGGCGCCACCACCTGGACCAGGTGACGGTGGAACACGAGGGGCATTTATCCGCCGGCGGCGACCTGATTCCGCAGATGATGAAATTGTCTGCCGAGCAGCTTCAAGCGAAGTATGTGGCGACAGGGCTAGTGACCGAGTCCGATATTGAGCAGTATGGGAGGCTTGCCGACGATCCGGACTTCTGGGCCATTTATTACGCGACGGTAGCGGTGACCGGCTGGTGGCAGCCGCAATGCGGCGGGCGAACCCAAGGATAGGCATGCGATACATTGTAGGAGTCATGGGGCCGGCCAAGGCCAGGAAAAAAGATGTCGACAATGCTCGCGTGTTGGGCGAATTGATTGCGCGACGCGAGTGGGTGGTGCTGACCGGCGGTCGTGACGTCGGCGTGATGGATGCCGCCTGTCAGGGCGCCAAGAAGGTTCCCGGCAGCCTGACGATCGGGGTGCTGCCTTCGGCTCGTGAACGTGTGTCCAAGTATGTCGATCTGGCCATCATCACCGAAATGGGCAATGCCCGCAACAACGTCAACGTCATGTCCAGCAATGTGGTGGTGGTCTGCGGGCTGATGGGGGCCGGCACCGTGTCGGAGGTGGCGCTTGCGCTCAAGGCGGGAAAGCCGGTGATTCTGGTCGGGGCCACGCCGGCCGAGGAGAAATTTTTCAAGAAACTCGGCGGGCGGCTCATCGCTTCCGTGGACAGTCCGGAAGAAGCCATCGGGCTCATGCTGAAGCAGTTCGAACAGCAGCAACCGGATCTTGTGCAGGGGGCGCGCTCCTGGGGCGGAGTCTGACAAGCTGTTGAAAAAGCCCGCCAGCTTCGTTCTCGCATCGCTCTTAGGCTCAACGTACCGCAAGGGTACGCCTCGCCTCCTCGCATTGCTGCGGCCTTGCTGGACGACCTTTTTGAACAGCTTGTGAACACGTGCGATTCTCTCGCCCGCCAGGGCCGTTCTCGTTCGGCCTTCTCGACGGACCGCACGTACACCTGCGTCGGCCTCACTTGCGAGCAGCCCCGGCGGGCTTCGGGCTCAAACGCCTCGCGACGGGCTACATGAAGCGTATCCGTCGGGGAGAAGAGCGTATGGCTGATGGCGTATCGCCGGCTGCAAAGACTTTCACTCTCTCTGTCGGACTATACGCTATGAGCTATTCGCCATACGCTCATTTCTCCGGACGAGAGACGGACGACGCTTCACGAACGACGACGGAAGGGGGCAGCCTTTTAGGGAGCAGCGGGAGATCCGGATAGCGCGCCTTTTTCCAGCAGCACACCGGAACTGTCGAAGGGGAGGCGGCCGTCCTTGGTATACAGCACACCTGTGACGTGGTAGGTGAGCGGCTGGTCGCCGGAGAAGGATAGTAGCTGGCGGACGACCTGTAAGGTCGAGGTACTTGTTTCGACCGATGTGACGGAATCGCTCAGCCTGGGGACGACCAGTTCCTTATTACCGAGCCCACGGACCAACCGGTTATCATTCAGATCGAGCCGGAAGTCGATGCCGGTGACGGCGAGATCGAAATCATTGGGGTTCCGAATACGAAGATCCACCTGAAGTCGCTGTTCGAAGGCACTTGCCTCGAGCGGCGTGACGTTGGTCACCAGGACTTCCGGTGCCTCCCCTTTCATGAACCAGGAGGCGCATCCGGAAAGCATCAGCGCCGCTATCAATCCCGCACAGAAAATCAGTCGTTTCATCCCGCCTATCATATAGAAACATCCGTTCGATTGCGACGCTCGTAGATAACAGCTGGATGTGGAAAAAGGCCGCCTGCGGCGTTCTCGCATCGCTCTGAGGCGCCGCCCGGAAAAATCACCGGCACTGCAATCGCAGCGGGATGAGTGCTTTGGTAAGATGAGCAGCGAGGAGCCGGGTCAGTTGCAGGGAGGACTTATTCTATGAATATCGTGATACGCCGAGGCATGTATACGTGGCTGGTTCTGGCGATGGTGCTGGCAGGTTCACTGGCTTCGGTCGGGCAGGCCGCGGGTCCTGCCGGTCCGGCGAAAGCCTATTTTGCCGGAGGGTGTTTCTGGTGCATGGAGGAAGTGTTCGAGAAAGTGCCGGGCGTCATATCGGTGACCAGCGGATATATGGGCGGGCGGGTCGAACACCCCAGCTATGAGCAGGTCTCTGCCGGTGGAACGGGTCATGCCGAGTCGGTGGAGGTGGTCTACGATCCAGCCAAGGTCAGTTACACCGCCTTGCTCGACGCCTTTTGGCACAATGTGGACCCGGTCACGCCGAACGCACAGTTTTGCGACCATGGCAGCCAATACCGCGCGGTGATCTTTTACCAGGGCGACGAGGAGAAGCACCTGGCGGAGGAGTCAAAAGGCGCCATCGAGCAATCCGGGCGGCTCCCAGGGAGGATTGTTACGGAACTCACCCTGGCGTCGACGTTTTATCCGGCCGAGGACTATCACCAGGATTTTTATAAAAAGAATCCGGTCCGGTACAAATTCTACAAATATAACTGCGGGCGGGCGCAGCGACTGGAAGATCTCTGGGGGGCTCCATGACAGGTGAGGGTTCGCAAGCGTGGCTCGCTCGACTGATCCGCGAATGCCGGACGATTGCCGTGGTGGGATTGTCGTCGAATCCGGCACGACCGTCCTACCGCGTGGCTGCCTACATGCAGCAGCAGGGCAAGGTGGTGGTTCCGGTCAATCCGCGAGAGTCGGACGTGTTGGGGGAGCGGGCTTATCCGGCCCTCTCTGCTGTGCCCGGTCCGGTCGATATGGTGAATATTTTCAGACGATCTGAAGAGGCGGGCGCGGTCGTCGATGAAGCCATCCTTATCAAGGCCAAGGCGGTCTGGCTCCAGGAGGGTGTGATCGACGAGGCGGCGGCTGAGCGTGCCCGCCGGGCCGGACTGCAGGTGGTGATGGATCGTTGCTGGCTGAAGGAGCATATGCGTTGCGTCAGCGAGCACGGCCCGGATGTCAGGTCGGCGAACGCATGACTGTGGATCGTTCCCTGCTCCGCCTGATCCTGGTTATTGCCTGGCTGAATGGGGTGCATACGATCGACCACATCATGCGGGGAGACTTCCACTGGCCGCTTGACGGGCAATCGGTTGGTGTTGTGCTCGTCGTTGCCGCCATCTACCTCGTGATTGGAATGGGAGTACGGCTGTCCCGCAGAGGGGGTGTCGGGCCCCTGTTCTGGGCCATCGTCGGATGCGGAGGATTGGTGTTTGTATGGTTGGCCCACTTCAGTCCCTTCACCGACCAGCCGTTGCACGTGATCTACGGGAGCTATCACAATGCCACGGGTGGCGCTTTCGCGGTGTTTTGTCTGATGCTGATGATGAGTTTCGTGCTGGCGGCGACGCTCTATTCGTTCTACCTGTGGCATCGCCAACGTCACATCACTGTGTCGCGTCCCGTTTCGCGGTAACCTCGTTCCCTCACCTGCCATCGATTTCCCTCAGGGCCGATTTCTGTCATTTTCTTGAGCATTCCGTCCCTCCATGGAATAGTGACATGACGGTGCGCCGCGCCTTTCTTGCACCGGCTTCCATACCATTCATTCCTGGAGGTTACAGCCATGATGCCCTTGCTCACGGTGTGCGGTCGTTTGTTGTTCGCGCTTCCCATGGGGTTCTTCGTGATGGGCTGTACACAGTCGGCCCTGCAGGCACCCTCTCCGCAAGAAAATCTTGGCATGGGCATCGTGACGGGAACGCTCGGAGCGCAAATTCCGGTTGCAGCCACGGTCGGTGACCAGCCCGGCGGGTCATTGGTCGGTCAGGTGCAAGCCGTGGAAGGCGGAGCGTATCTGGTCCGCGATGTTCGCGGGCAGGAATATCGTATCCCCCATGATCAAAACACGAGGATCGATCGACCGGCTCATGTGGGCGATCGTATCCAATCCTGGTTCGATCGGCAGGGCCGAGCCGTGCTCATCAGAAGCCTCGATGAGGAGGCCCGGTAGGACGAGCCAGGCCCACGCCGCTCTAGTCCTCGCACGATCATGCAAGAGCCGGAATGGAATTCCCGTTGGGAGCGTGTCGCCCGCGTGCTCTGCCCATTTGTGGTGGCAGGGT
It contains:
- a CDS encoding methyltransferase domain-containing protein is translated as MLKTDYVFHATQEARELERLQMLERIFDPSTQRRMLATGLTTGWHCLEVGAGAGSIVRWLEQRVGPSGKVVAVDTNPRFLRGSGSSTIEILQGDICDMELPPAAFDLVHARYVMIHIADYQTAFERMLRCVKPGGWVVIEEPDFQAARAVTGPDEARAAFGRVSDAIERMFTSLGMDHALGAKLPVLFRRHHLDQVTVEHEGHLSAGGDLIPQMMKLSAEQLQAKYVATGLVTESDIEQYGRLADDPDFWAIYYATVAVTGWWQPQCGGRTQG
- a CDS encoding LOG family protein encodes the protein MRYIVGVMGPAKARKKDVDNARVLGELIARREWVVLTGGRDVGVMDAACQGAKKVPGSLTIGVLPSARERVSKYVDLAIITEMGNARNNVNVMSSNVVVVCGLMGAGTVSEVALALKAGKPVILVGATPAEEKFFKKLGGRLIASVDSPEEAIGLMLKQFEQQQPDLVQGARSWGGV
- a CDS encoding LEA type 2 family protein; translated protein: MKRLIFCAGLIAALMLSGCASWFMKGEAPEVLVTNVTPLEASAFEQRLQVDLRIRNPNDFDLAVTGIDFRLDLNDNRLVRGLGNKELVVPRLSDSVTSVETSTSTLQVVRQLLSFSGDQPLTYHVTGVLYTKDGRLPFDSSGVLLEKGALSGSPAAP
- the msrA gene encoding peptide-methionine (S)-S-oxide reductase MsrA, translated to MNIVIRRGMYTWLVLAMVLAGSLASVGQAAGPAGPAKAYFAGGCFWCMEEVFEKVPGVISVTSGYMGGRVEHPSYEQVSAGGTGHAESVEVVYDPAKVSYTALLDAFWHNVDPVTPNAQFCDHGSQYRAVIFYQGDEEKHLAEESKGAIEQSGRLPGRIVTELTLASTFYPAEDYHQDFYKKNPVRYKFYKYNCGRAQRLEDLWGAP
- a CDS encoding CoA-binding protein; the encoded protein is MTGEGSQAWLARLIRECRTIAVVGLSSNPARPSYRVAAYMQQQGKVVVPVNPRESDVLGERAYPALSAVPGPVDMVNIFRRSEEAGAVVDEAILIKAKAVWLQEGVIDEAAAERARRAGLQVVMDRCWLKEHMRCVSEHGPDVRSANA